The following coding sequences are from one Magnetospirillum sp. WYHS-4 window:
- the truB gene encoding tRNA pseudouridine(55) synthase TruB, producing MGRKRRGRAINGWLVVDKPVGVTSNDVVVKARRLFDAAKVGHGGTLDPLATGLLPLAFGEATKTVSFVMDGAKTYRFTVRWGEARDTEDAEGKVTATSDVRPTREAIEAILPTFVGEIEQVPPAFSAIKVDGKRAYDLARADQPVELEPRIVRIDRLALIAQHDTDHAEFEVHSGKGAYMRSLARDLALALGTVGYVAALRRIKVGPFAEGVAISLDKLLELGHIAPPLDLLLPVETALADIPALALTEAEARRLHHGQPLPALPVLARLSGRKVVQGDILRAMSGDRLVAIASIKGGEIRPLRVLNLEIME from the coding sequence GGTGGGCGTCACGTCGAACGACGTGGTAGTCAAGGCGCGTCGCCTGTTCGACGCCGCCAAGGTCGGCCACGGCGGCACCCTGGACCCTCTGGCCACCGGGCTACTGCCCCTGGCTTTCGGCGAGGCGACGAAGACTGTGTCCTTCGTGATGGACGGGGCCAAGACCTACCGCTTCACCGTCCGTTGGGGCGAGGCCCGCGATACCGAGGATGCAGAGGGCAAGGTAACCGCCACCAGCGATGTCCGCCCGACCCGCGAGGCCATCGAAGCCATTCTTCCCACATTCGTCGGCGAAATCGAGCAGGTTCCCCCCGCCTTCTCGGCCATCAAGGTGGATGGGAAACGAGCCTACGACTTGGCGCGCGCCGACCAGCCGGTGGAACTGGAACCGCGTATCGTGCGCATCGATCGCCTGGCGCTGATCGCCCAGCACGATACCGACCATGCGGAATTCGAAGTCCATTCCGGCAAGGGCGCCTACATGCGCAGTCTGGCCCGTGATTTGGCCTTGGCCCTGGGAACGGTGGGCTATGTGGCGGCGCTGCGGCGGATCAAGGTCGGCCCCTTCGCGGAAGGCGTCGCGATTTCCCTGGATAAGTTACTTGAGCTGGGGCATATTGCGCCCCCTCTTGACCTATTGCTTCCGGTCGAGACCGCGCTGGCCGACATCCCGGCGCTGGCCCTGACGGAAGCGGAGGCTCGGCGTCTCCACCACGGCCAGCCCCTTCCGGCGCTGCCCGTGCTGGCCAGACTCTCCGGCAGAAAAGTGGTGCAGGGCGATATTCTCCGTGCCATGTCCGGGGATCGCCTGGTCGCCATCGCCTCCATCAAGGGTGGGGAAATCCGTCCCCTGCGTGTGTTGAACCTCGAGATCATGGAGTAG
- the rpsO gene encoding 30S ribosomal protein S15: MSITAERKTQVIKDFAAKEGDTGSPEVQIAILSERISNLTEHLKTHKKDFHSRRGLLMMVGQRRRLLDYLRDKEVKRYEGIVQRLGLRR; this comes from the coding sequence ATGTCGATTACTGCCGAACGCAAGACCCAAGTCATCAAGGATTTCGCCGCCAAGGAAGGCGACACCGGCTCGCCGGAAGTGCAGATCGCGATCCTGTCGGAGCGCATCTCGAACCTGACCGAGCACCTCAAGACCCACAAGAAGGATTTCCATTCCCGTCGCGGCCTGCTGATGATGGTCGGCCAGCGGCGTCGTCTCCTCGACTACCTCCGCGACAAGGAGGTCAAGCGTTACGAGGGGATCGTCCAGCGGCTCGGCTTGCGCCGCTAG
- the pnp gene encoding polyribonucleotide nucleotidyltransferase → MFKEFRKEIDWGGRKLVFETGKIARQADGAVMVTYGETKVLCTVVGDKAPRPGIDFFPLSVNYQEKSFAAGKIPGGFFKREGRPSEREILASRLIDRPIRPLFADGFACETQVICTVLSHDMENDPDIAAMVGTSAALTISGLPFLGPIGAARVGYIDGQYVLNPQIDELNLSALDLVVAGTREGVLMVESEAKELSEDVMLGAVMFGHRSFQPVIDAIIDLAELCAKEPRPLPESPAGYDALAAKVRELAEAGLRAAYKETVKLARQDKVAAVKQKVTADLNASGAFDAALVADNLGGILKDLESDVVRRSVLETGYRIDGRDTKTIRPIAVEVGVLPRAHGSALFTRGETQALVTSTLGTGQDEQIIDALAGEYRENFMLHYNFPPYSVGETGRIGFTGRREVGHGKLAWRAIHPVLPKKEDFPYTMRTVSEITESNGSSSMATVCGTSLALMDAGVPLVRPVAGIAMGLLKEDDGFAVLSDIIGDEDHLGDMDFKVAGSDKGITSLQMDIKITSITEEIMKIALAQAKDGRMHILGEMAKAITSGRKEVSKNAPRITTLHINKDKIREVIGPGGKVIREICEVTGAKIDIEDDGTIKVAAVDQSAADAAIEWIRNIVAEPEIGVIYKGKVVKVVDFGAFVNFMGSRDGLVHISELAADRVGKVTDVVNEGDQVKVKLIGIDDRGKIKLSMRCVDQETGEDISDKVQKRRKDHDD, encoded by the coding sequence ATGTTCAAGGAATTCAGGAAAGAGATCGACTGGGGCGGTCGCAAGCTGGTCTTCGAGACCGGCAAGATCGCCCGCCAGGCCGATGGCGCCGTCATGGTGACCTACGGCGAGACCAAGGTCCTTTGCACCGTGGTCGGCGACAAGGCTCCTCGGCCGGGCATCGATTTCTTCCCCCTATCGGTCAATTACCAGGAAAAGAGCTTCGCCGCGGGAAAGATCCCCGGCGGCTTCTTCAAGCGCGAGGGCCGGCCGTCCGAGCGTGAAATCCTGGCCTCGCGTCTGATCGACCGGCCGATCCGCCCCCTGTTCGCCGACGGTTTCGCCTGCGAGACCCAGGTGATCTGCACCGTGCTCAGCCATGACATGGAAAACGATCCCGACATCGCCGCCATGGTCGGCACCTCGGCAGCCCTGACCATTTCCGGCCTGCCCTTCCTTGGGCCCATCGGCGCGGCCCGTGTCGGCTACATCGACGGCCAGTATGTCCTCAATCCGCAGATCGACGAACTGAACCTGTCGGCCCTGGATCTGGTGGTCGCCGGTACCCGCGAAGGCGTTCTGATGGTGGAATCGGAAGCCAAGGAGCTGTCCGAGGATGTCATGCTGGGCGCCGTGATGTTCGGCCACCGCTCCTTCCAGCCGGTGATCGACGCCATCATCGATCTGGCCGAGCTTTGCGCCAAGGAGCCCCGCCCGCTGCCCGAGTCCCCGGCCGGTTACGATGCCCTCGCGGCCAAGGTGCGCGAACTGGCGGAGGCGGGCCTGCGCGCCGCCTACAAGGAGACCGTCAAGCTGGCCCGCCAGGACAAGGTGGCGGCCGTCAAGCAGAAGGTCACCGCCGACCTGAACGCGTCCGGAGCCTTCGATGCGGCCCTGGTCGCCGACAATCTCGGCGGCATCCTCAAGGATCTGGAGTCCGACGTGGTGCGTCGGTCGGTCCTGGAGACCGGCTACCGTATCGACGGCCGCGACACCAAGACGATCCGTCCGATCGCCGTGGAAGTCGGCGTCCTGCCGCGCGCCCATGGCAGCGCACTCTTCACCCGCGGCGAAACCCAGGCCCTGGTCACCTCCACGCTGGGTACCGGGCAGGACGAGCAGATCATCGACGCCCTGGCTGGCGAGTACCGCGAAAACTTCATGCTGCATTACAACTTCCCCCCGTACTCGGTCGGCGAGACCGGGCGCATCGGCTTCACCGGCCGGCGCGAGGTGGGCCACGGCAAGTTGGCTTGGCGCGCCATCCACCCGGTCCTGCCGAAGAAGGAAGATTTCCCCTACACCATGCGCACGGTGTCCGAGATCACCGAGTCCAACGGATCGTCCTCCATGGCGACCGTTTGCGGTACCTCTCTGGCACTGATGGACGCCGGCGTGCCGCTGGTCCGTCCGGTGGCGGGCATTGCCATGGGCCTGCTCAAGGAGGATGACGGCTTCGCCGTGCTGTCCGACATTATCGGCGACGAGGACCACCTGGGCGACATGGACTTCAAGGTGGCGGGTTCCGATAAGGGCATCACCTCGTTGCAGATGGACATCAAGATTACCTCGATCACCGAGGAAATCATGAAGATCGCGCTCGCCCAGGCCAAGGACGGGCGCATGCACATCCTGGGTGAAATGGCCAAGGCCATCACCTCGGGCCGCAAGGAAGTGAGCAAGAACGCCCCGCGCATCACCACCCTGCACATCAACAAGGACAAGATCCGCGAAGTGATCGGACCGGGCGGCAAGGTGATCCGCGAAATCTGCGAGGTCACCGGAGCCAAGATCGATATCGAGGACGACGGCACCATCAAGGTGGCGGCGGTCGACCAGAGCGCCGCCGACGCGGCCATCGAGTGGATCCGCAACATCGTGGCCGAACCCGAGATCGGCGTGATCTACAAGGGCAAGGTGGTCAAGGTCGTCGACTTCGGTGCCTTCGTGAACTTCATGGGCTCGCGCGACGGCCTGGTTCACATCAGCGAACTGGCCGCCGACCGGGTCGGCAAGGTGACCGATGTGGTCAACGAGGGCGATCAGGTCAAGGTCAAGCTGATCGGCATCGACGACCGCGGCAAGATCAAGCTCAGCATGCGCTGCGTGGACCAGGAGACCGGGGAAGACATCTCCGACAAGGTCCAGAAGCGCCGCAAGGACCACGACGACTGA
- a CDS encoding nitronate monooxygenase, with the protein MKPVKPILISGSEVWPIVEGGKGVAVSNGRSAGAFAAAGCVGTFSAVNADSYDEDGNVIPQTYSGKTRRDRFEELIAYAVRGGIAQARIAHDVSQGRGRLHLNVLWEAGGTERVLEGVLEGAKGLVHGVTCGAGMPYRVSEIVSRYGVYYYPIVSSARALKALWKRSYHKHREFLGGVVYEDPWLAGGHNGLSNSEDPRRPEPPFARVVELRATMREFGLDAIPIFMAGGVWSLKEWEDWIDNPDLGPVAFQFGTRPLLTRESPICEAWKRVLLNLKPGDVSLNRFSPTGFYSSAVRNAFLRELEERNARQVPYAREPEGVLTEALPIGARGRQVFLEPQDVDRAKSWMAAGFTDAMRTPDSTLIFVAPDKATRILKAQQDCMGCLSACRFSNWSQSEDGSTGKPADPRSFCIQKTLQSIAHGGDIDNNLMFSGHNAYRFATDPLYRDGFIPTVQQLVERILAGE; encoded by the coding sequence GTGAAGCCGGTAAAGCCGATCCTGATCTCGGGGAGCGAGGTCTGGCCCATCGTCGAAGGGGGCAAGGGCGTCGCCGTTTCCAACGGGCGCAGTGCCGGCGCTTTCGCCGCCGCCGGCTGCGTCGGCACCTTTTCGGCGGTCAACGCCGATTCCTACGACGAAGACGGCAACGTCATCCCCCAGACCTATTCGGGCAAGACCCGCCGCGACCGCTTCGAGGAGCTGATCGCCTACGCCGTCCGGGGCGGCATCGCCCAGGCCCGCATCGCCCACGACGTCTCGCAAGGCCGGGGGCGTCTGCATCTCAACGTGCTTTGGGAAGCCGGCGGTACCGAACGGGTGCTGGAGGGAGTCCTTGAAGGCGCCAAGGGCTTGGTGCACGGGGTCACCTGTGGCGCCGGCATGCCCTACCGGGTATCCGAGATCGTCAGCCGGTATGGCGTCTATTACTACCCCATCGTTTCCTCCGCCCGCGCCTTGAAGGCGCTTTGGAAGCGGTCCTACCACAAGCACCGGGAATTCTTGGGCGGCGTGGTCTACGAAGACCCCTGGTTGGCGGGCGGACATAACGGCCTGTCGAATTCCGAGGACCCGCGCAGGCCGGAGCCGCCCTTCGCACGGGTGGTCGAACTGCGCGCCACCATGCGCGAATTCGGGCTGGACGCCATTCCCATCTTCATGGCCGGCGGTGTCTGGAGCCTGAAGGAGTGGGAGGACTGGATCGACAATCCCGACCTGGGGCCCGTCGCCTTCCAATTCGGTACTCGCCCCCTGTTGACCCGGGAAAGCCCCATCTGCGAGGCCTGGAAGCGGGTCCTGCTCAACCTGAAGCCGGGTGACGTGTCGCTGAACCGCTTTAGTCCCACCGGCTTCTATTCGTCGGCGGTGCGCAACGCCTTCCTGCGCGAGCTGGAGGAACGCAATGCCCGTCAGGTGCCCTACGCCCGCGAACCGGAAGGCGTGCTCACCGAAGCCCTGCCCATCGGGGCCCGTGGCCGTCAAGTCTTCCTGGAACCGCAGGACGTCGATCGGGCCAAGTCGTGGATGGCGGCCGGCTTCACGGATGCCATGCGGACTCCGGATTCCACTTTGATCTTCGTTGCCCCGGACAAGGCGACACGCATCCTGAAGGCGCAGCAGGACTGCATGGGTTGCTTGTCGGCCTGCCGGTTCAGCAACTGGTCGCAGTCGGAAGATGGCTCGACCGGCAAGCCCGCCGATCCCCGCAGCTTCTGCATCCAGAAGACCCTGCAGAGCATCGCCCACGGGGGCGACATCGACAACAACCTGATGTTCTCGGGCCACAACGCCTACCGCTTCGCCACCGACCCTCTGTACCGGGACGGTTTCATCCCGACCGTCCAGCAGTTGGTCGAACGCATCCTGGCGGGCGAATAG
- a CDS encoding DUF6524 family protein, translating into MASPPLFSYPNLVIRWAAALFLVFATYNPSGNSYYHWLVDPDDGRWSLKALVGLTLAIAHLTFVFATLRAIGVTGMLTTAALFATVVWALMDHGYLLSIGFWTWVTIILGLVGSLLAVGVSWSHIRARLAGQIDSNDVTL; encoded by the coding sequence GTGGCATCCCCCCCGCTGTTCAGCTACCCCAATCTGGTGATCCGGTGGGCGGCCGCGCTGTTCCTCGTCTTCGCCACCTACAATCCGAGCGGCAATTCCTACTACCACTGGCTGGTCGATCCCGACGATGGCCGGTGGTCGCTCAAAGCCCTGGTCGGCCTGACCCTGGCGATTGCGCATCTCACCTTCGTTTTCGCTACCTTGCGCGCCATCGGGGTGACCGGGATGCTGACCACCGCCGCCCTGTTCGCCACCGTCGTCTGGGCCCTGATGGACCACGGCTACCTGCTCAGCATCGGGTTTTGGACCTGGGTGACGATCATCCTGGGGCTGGTCGGCAGTCTGCTGGCCGTTGGCGTGTCATGGTCGCACATCCGCGCCCGCCTGGCCGGCCAGATCGATTCCAACGACGTGACGTTGTAG